A single Scleropages formosus chromosome 4, fSclFor1.1, whole genome shotgun sequence DNA region contains:
- the rab23 gene encoding ras-related protein Rab-23 — protein sequence MLEEDMEVAIKVVVVGNGAVGKSSMIQRYCKGIFTKDYKKTIGVDFLERQIQVNDEDVRLMLWDTAGQEEFDAITKAYYRGAQACVLVFSTTDRESFEAITSWREKVEAEVGDIPTVLVQNKIDLLDETVIKNEEAEGLAKKLKLRFYRASVKEDLNVNEVFKYLAEKYLQRLKQKSAEEPEIIHTTSNKIGVFNTVSGSHPSQNSSSVNGREVISLRPNKQRTKKSKTPFGSCRLL from the exons ATGCTGGAGGAGGACATGGAGGTGGCCATAAAGGTGGTGGTTGTGGGCAATGGGGCCGTGGGCAAGTCCAGCATGATCCAGCGCTACTGCAAGGGCATTTTCACCAAGGACTACAAGAAGACTATCGGCGTGGACTTCCTGGAGCGCCAGATCCA AGTGAATGACGAGGATGTGAGGCTGATGTTGTGGGACACCGCAGGCCAGGAGGAGTTTGACGCCATCACCAAAGCCTACTACCGCG GGGCCCAAGCCTGTGTGCTGGTCTTCTCCACCACGGACCGGGAATCTTTCGAAGCCATCACCAGTTGGAGGGAGAAGGTGGAGGCCGAGGTTGGAGACATTCCCACGGTCCTGGTCCAGAACAAAATCGACCTTCTGGATGAAACGGTGATAAAAAA CGAAGAGGCTGAAGGCCTTGCTAAAAAGCTGAAGCTGAGGTTTTATCGTGCATCTGTGAAGGAGGATCTCAATGTCAACGAAG TTTTCAAATATTTAGCAGAGAAGTATCTGCAGAGACTCAAGCAAAAAAGTGCAGAGGAACCTGAAATAATCCATACAACTAGCAATAAAATTG GTGTTTTCAACACTGTCAGTGGAAGTCACCCCAGTCAGAACTCCAGCAGTGTAAACGGGCGTGAGGTCATCAGCCTGCGGCCAAACAAGCAGAGGACCAAGAAGAGCAAAACCCCTTTCGGTAGCTGTAGGCTGCTATGA